From the genome of Neomonachus schauinslandi chromosome 5, ASM220157v2, whole genome shotgun sequence, one region includes:
- the KRT78 gene encoding keratin, type II cytoskeletal 78, whose product MSPSSCQARRGFSAHSACSAHLGGRGGGGSRGSFSSRSFSSFGGCRGPSRGRAWGSAGRPWVQFGEGRGGPGLSLCPLGGIWEVTINNSLLTPLKIEIDPQFQVVRTQETQEIRTLNNQFASFIDKVRFLEQQNKVLETKWELLQQQGVSDSPPDLESFFEGYLAQLRWQLEQLQSERRAVDAELKFCQDQEEEYKAKYEEEARKHATAENDFVVLKKDVDGVFLSKMELEGKLESLQEYICFLRQLYEEELGQLQTQASDTSVVLSMDNNRGLDFSDIIAEVRARYEEISQSSKAEAEMLYQTKYQELQASARLHGDSMKETKVQISQLQQASQRLQSQIENLKKQNASLQTTITDAEQHGELALKDARAKLDELEAALRAAKQDLAWMLREYQELMSTKLALDVEIATYRRLLEVEESRMSGGCTSQVTISVGGGSTVVSGGVSGGLGSTCGLGGGKGSFGSSCSSVVTGGSNVILGSGQGTVLGSCSVSGSGCHTILKKTVESSLKTSVTY is encoded by the exons ATGTCTCCCTCGTCATGCCAGGCCCGGAGGGGCTTCAGTGCTCACTCAGCCTGTTCTGCTCACCTGgggggccgcggcggcggcggcagcagggGCAGCTTCAGCAGCAGGAGCTTTAGTTCCTTTGGGGGCTGCAGAGGACCCTCTCGTGGGAGGGCTTGGGGATCAGCGGGAAGACCATGGGTGCAGTTTGGGGAGGGCCGTGGTGGGCCCGGGCTTTCCCTGTGCCCTCTGGGGGGCATCTGGGAAGTGACCATCAACAATAGTCTGCTGACCCCACTGAAGATTGAGATCGACCCCCAGTTCCAGGTGGTGAGGACTCAGGAGACCCAAGAGATCAGAACCCTCAACAACCAGTTTGCTTCCTTCATTGACAAG GTTCGCTTCCTGGAACAGCAGAACAAGGTCCTGGAGACCAAGTGGGAGCTGCTGCAGCAGCAGGGGGTGAGTGACAGCCCCCCGGACCTGGAGTCTTTCTTTGAGGGCTACCTGGCCCAGCTCAGGTGGCAACTGGAGCAGCTCCAGAGCGAACGAAGGGCTGTGGATGCCGAGCTGAAGTTCTGCCAGGACCAGGAGGAGGAGTATAAGGCCAA GTATGAGGAGGAGGCCCGCAAGCATGCCACGGCTGAGAATGACTTTGTGGTCCTAAAaaag GATGTGGATGGGGTTTTCCTGAGCAAGATGGAGCTGGAAGGCAAGCTGGAGTCTCTGCAAGAGTACATCTGCTTCTTGAGGCAACTCTATGAAGAA GAGCTGGGCCAACTCCAGACCCAGGCCAGTGACACGTCCGTGGTGCTGTCTATGGACAACAACCGAGGCTTGGACTTCAGCGACATCATCGCGGAGGTCCGCGCCCGGTACGAGGAGATCTCCCAGAGCAGCAAAGCAGAGGCGGAGATGCTGTACCAGACCAAG TACCAGGAGCTTCAGGCGTCTGCCCGGCTTCATGGAGACAGCATGAAGGAAACCAAAGTCCAGATCTCTCAGCTGCAGCAGGCGAGTCAGAGGCTGCAGAGTCAGATCGAGAACCTCAAGAAGCAG AATGCCAGCCTGCAGACCACCATCACTGATGCCGAGCAGCATGGGGAGCTGGCCCTCAAGGATGCTCGGGCCAAACTGGATGAGCTGGAGGCCGCTCTGAGAGCGGCCAAGCAGGACCTGGCCTGGATGCTGCGCGAGTACCAGGAGCTGATGAGCACGAAGCTGGCTCTGGACGTGGAGATCGCCACCTACCGCAGGCTGCTGGAGGTTGAGGAGAGCAG GATGTCTGGGGGGTGCACCAGCCAGGTCACTATCT CCGTGGGTGGAGGCAGCACCGTTGTGTCTGGAGGAGTTAGCGGTGGCCTGGGGAGCACTTGTGGACTCGGAGGCGGGAAAGGCAGCTTTGGGTCCAGCTGCTCCAGCGTTGTGACCGGAGGCTCCAACGTCAtcctgggctctgggcagggCACTGTTTTGGGCTCCTGCTCTGTGTCCGGCTCCGGCTGCCACACCATCCTGAAAAAGACGGTGGAGTCAAGTCTGAAGACGTCCGTCACATACTGA
- the KRT79 gene encoding LOW QUALITY PROTEIN: keratin, type II cytoskeletal 79 (The sequence of the model RefSeq protein was modified relative to this genomic sequence to represent the inferred CDS: inserted 2 bases in 1 codon), translated as MAMRSSVARQTYSTKGGFSSNSASGGGGSRARTSFSSVTVSRSGGSGGGPRCGPSKSGFGSRSLYNLGGSKSISVSVAGGSSSGRALGGFGFGSGAYVGLGAGRQAFGPAXAPPGGIQEVTVNQSLLTPLNVEIDPEIQRVRTQEREQIKTLNNKFASFIDKVRFLEQQNKVLETKWALLQEQGQNLGVTRNNLEPLFENYLGNLRRQLDNLQSDRGRLDSELRNVQDVLEDFKSKYEDEINKRTAAENEFVLLKKDVDAAYMSRMDLHGKVGTLTEELDFLNHLYEMELSQAQTHVSDTSVVLSMDNNRRLDLDSIIAEVKAQYELIAQRSRAEAEAWYQTKYEELQVTAGKHGDNLRDTKNEIAELTRTVQRLQGEVDAVKKQCQQLQTAIAEAEQRGDMALKDAQKKLGDLDMALHQAKEDLARLLRDYQALMNVKLALDVEIATYCKLLESEESRMSGECPSAVSISVTGNSTTVCGGGAAGFGGGMSLGRGGGAGKGGFGTNVGYSTVKGGPVSGGTSILRKTTTVKTSSRRY; from the exons ATGGCCATGAGGTCCTCTGTGGCTCGGCAGACATACTCCACCAAAGGGGGCTTTAGCTCCAACTCTGCAAGTGGAGGAGGTGGCTCCCGGGCCCGCACCAGCTTCAGCTCAGTGACGGTGTCCCGGAGCGGTGGCAGTGGTGGGGGGCCGCGCTGTGGCCCCAGCAAGAGTGGCTTTGGCAGCCGAAGCCTCTATAACTTGGGGGGCAGCAAGAGCATCTcagtcagtgtggctggagggtcATCCTCAGGGCGGGCCCTGGGAGGCTTCGGCTTCGGCAGTGGGGCCTATGTGGGCTTGGGGGCCGGCCGGCAGGCATTCGGGCCGGC TGCCCCCCCGGGAGGCATCCAGGAGGTCACTGTCAACCAGAGCCTGCTGACCCCTCTCAACGTGGAGATCGACCCCGAGATCCAGAGGGTGCGCACCCAGGAGCGCGAGCAGATCAAGACCCTCAACAACAAGTTCGCCTCCTTCATCGACAAG GTCCGTTTCCTGGAGCAGCAGAATAAGGTGCTGGAGACCAAGTGGGCCCTGCTGCAGGAGCAGGGCCAGAACTTGGGTGTCACCAGGAACAACCTGGAGCCCCTCTTTGAGAACTACTTGGGTAACCTGCGGAGGCAGCTGGACAACCTCCAGAGTGATCGGGGGAGGCTGGACTCAGAGCTGAGGAATGTGCAGGATGTCCTTGAGGACTTCAAGAGCAA GTACGAGGATGAAATCAACAAGCGCACTGCAGCGGAGAACGAGTTTGTGCTGCTCAAGAAG GATGTGGATGCTGCATACATGAGCCGAATGGATCTGCATGGCAAGGTCGGCACCTTGACTGAGGAGCTCGACTTCCTGAATCATCTCTATGAAATG GAGCTGAGCCAAGCGCAGACCCACGTGTCTGACACCAGTGTGGTCCTTTCCATGGACAACAATCGCAGACTTGACCTGGACAGCATCATTGCTGAGGTCAAGGCCCAGTATGAGCTGATTGCCCAGAGGAGcagggctgaggctgaggcttGGTACCAGACCAAG TATGAAGAGCTGCAGGTGACAGCTGGGAAGCATGGGGACAACCTGCGAGACACTAAGAATGAGATTGCTGAGCTCACCCGCACTGTCCAGAGGCTGCAGGGTGAGGTGGATGCGGTTAAGAAGCAG TGCCAGCAACTGCAGACGGCCATCGCAGAAGCAGAGCAGCGTGGGGATATGGCATTGAAGGATGCTCAGAAGAAGCTTGGGGACCTGGACATGGCCCTGCACCAGGCCAAGGAGGACCTGGCTCGGCTGCTGCGCGACTACCAGGCTCTTATGAACGTGAAGCTGGCCCTGGATGTGGAGATCGCCACCTACTGCAAGCTGCTGGAGAGCGAGGAGAGCAG gATGTCTGGAGAATGTCCCAGTGCAGTCAGCATTT CGGTGACTGGCAACTCCACCACGGTGTGCGGAGGCGGTGCGGCTGGCTTCGGGGGTGGCATGtctctgggcaggggagggggtgctggcAAGGGCGGATTTGGCACCAATGTGGGCTACAGCACCGTCAAGGGAGGGCCCGTCTCTGGGGGCACCTCCATCCTGAGGAAGACCACCACGGTCAAGACGTCAAGCCGGAGGTATTAG
- the KRT4 gene encoding keratin, type II cytoskeletal 4 — MITRQQCVRGGSRGFSCGSPVVGGGKGAAFSSVSMSGGTGRCSSGGFGSRSLYNLGGRKSIAISMAGSRQGAGFGAAGGFGAGSFGVGFGAGSFGSGFGGSFSGRGGPAFPACPAGGIQEVTINQSLLTPLHVEIDPEIQKVRTEEREQIKTLNNKFASFIDKVRFLEQQNKVLETKWNLLQQQTTTTSSKNLEPLFEAYISALRKQLDTLVSDKGRLQSELKTTQDSVEDFKTKYEDEINKRTAAENDFVVLKKDVDAAYMNKVELEAKVDALNDEINFLRVLFAAELSQMQRHVSDTSVVLSMDNNRDLDLDSIIAEVRAQYEEIAQKSKAEAEALYQTKVQQLQISIDQHGDNLKNTKSEISELNRLIQRLQAEIENVKKQCQTLQASVADAEQRGELALKDAYSKCTELEAALQKAKEDLARMLREYQELLSVKLALDVEIATYRKLLEGEECRMSGECQSAMSISVFGGGTGAGVISGGLGSCSGFGLGSGFGSGSGSGFGFGGGVCGSSGSKIISTTMTKRSHR, encoded by the exons atGATCACCAGACAGCAGTGTGTCCGAGGCGGGTCCCGGGGCTTTAGCTGTGGCTCACCTGTTGTCGGTGGGGGCAAGGGGGCTGCATTCAGCTCAGTGTCCATGTCTGGGGGCACGGGCCGCTGCTCCTCTGGAGGCTTCGGCAGCAGGAGCCTCTACAACCTTGGGGGGAGAAAGAGCATCGCCATCAGCATGGCTGGGTCCCGACAAGGCGCTGGCTTTGGGGCTGCTGGAGGTTTTGGCGCTGGCAGCTTTGGTGTTGGTTTTGGCGCCGGCAGCTTTGGTAGTGGATTTGGGGGTTCCTTCAGTGGACGGGGTGGTCCTGCCTTCCCCGCCTGCCCTGCTGGTGGGATTCAGGAGGTCACCATCAACCAGAGCCTGCTGACCCCACTCCACGTGGAGAtcgaccctgagatccagaagGTCCGGACTGAGGAGCGGGAGCAGATCAAGACCCTCAACAACAAGTTTGCCTCCTTCATCGACAAG GTGCGGTTCTTGGAGCAACAGAATAAGGTCTTGGAGACCAAGTGGAACCTCCTCCAGCAGCAGACGACCACCACATCCAGCAAAAACCTTGAGCCTCTCTTTGAGGCCTACATCAGTGCCCTGAGAAAGCAGTTGGATACCTTGGTCAGTGACAAAGGACGCCTGCAGTCTGAGCTGAAGACCACACAGGACAGTGTGGAGGACTTCAAGACCAA GTATGAAGATGAGATCAACAAGCGCACAGCTGCAGAGAATGACTTTGTGGTCCTCAAGAAG GATGTGGACGCCGCCTACATGAACAAGGTGGAGTTGGAGGCCAAGGTGGATGCTCTGAACGATGAGATCAACTTCTTGAGGGTCCTCTTTGCTGCG GAGCTGTCCCAGATGCAAAGGCATGTCTCAGACACATCCGTGGTCCTGTCCATGGACAACAACCGGGACCTGGACCTGGATAGCATCATTGCTGAGGTCCGTGCCCAGTATGAGGAGATTGCCCAGAAGAGCAAGGCTGAGGCTGAAGCCCTGTACCAGACCAAG GTCCAACAACTCCAGATCTCCATTGACCAACATGGTGACAACCTGAAGAATACCAAAAGTGAGATCTCAGAGCTCAACAGGTTGATCCAGAGGCTGCAGGCTGAGATTGAGAATGTCAAGAAGCAG TGCCAGACTCTGCAAGCATCTGTGGCTGATGCAGAGCAGCGTGGGGAGCTGGCCCTCAAAGATGCCTACAGCAAGTGCACAGAGCTGGAGGCTGCCCTGCAGAAGGCCAAGGAGGACCTGGCCCGGATGCTGCGCGAGTACCAGGAGCTCCTGAGTGTGAAGCTGGCCCTGGATGTGGAGATTGCCACCTACCGCAAGCTGCTGGAGGGCGAGGAGTGCAG AATGTCTGGAGAATGCCAGAGTGCCATGAGCATCT CCGTGTTTGGTGGAGGCACTGGTGCTGGGGTTATCAGCGGAGGATTAGGAAGCTGCTCTGGGTTTGGCCTGGGCAGTGGCTTTGGCTCTGGCTCTGGAAGTGGCTTTGggtttggtggtggtgtttgtggCAGTTCTGGCAGCAAGATCATCTCCACCACCATGACCAAGAGATCCCACCGATAG